From one Pempheris klunzingeri isolate RE-2024b chromosome 9, fPemKlu1.hap1, whole genome shotgun sequence genomic stretch:
- the LOC139206803 gene encoding paired box protein Pax-5-like produces the protein MDVRFGQVPLTVTHRHGGVNQLGGVFINGRPLPQVVRQRMVELAQRGVRPGEISRRLRVSHGCVSKILARYNETGSIRPGVIGGSKPKVATPRVVQTILHLKHTNPIMFAWEIQDRLLLERVCDRDSVPSISSINRIIRNKVQSDSCKVVSPASSVAVGTAYSSETTYSISGILGIRKCSSKDKEGVEVSRGVYHDQQCPCNDAWGWSDPCLTSLSRLAFYPGLPANHNPDLLGQSASEYLCLM, from the exons ATGGACGTGCGCTTTGGACAGGTGCCGCTCACCGTTACGCACA GGCACGGCGGGGTGAACCAGCTCGGCGGTGTCTTCATTAACGGGCGCCCGCTGCCGCAGGTGGTGCGGCAGCGCATGGTGGAGCTCGCTCAGCGGGGCGTGCGTCCCGGCGAGATCTCCCGCCGCCTGCGCGTCAGTCACGGCTGTGTCAGCAAAATACTAGCCAG GTACAATGAGACAGGGAGCATCAGACCAGGAGTGATCGGGGGCTCTAAGCCCAAAGTGGCCACTCCCAGAGTTGTGCAAACGATCCTGCATCTGAAACACACCAACCCCATCATGTTCGCCTGGGAGATCCAagacaggctgctgctggagcgAGTGTGTGACCGGGACAGCGTGCCCAGCATCAGCTCCATCAACAG GATCATCAGAAACAAAGTCCAGTCGGACTCTTGCAAAGTTG TGTCACCAGCATCGTCCGTTGCCGTGGGAACAGCCTATTCCTCTGAGACCACCTATTCCATCAGTGGAATTCTGGGAATCAGGAAATGCAGCAGCAAAGATAAAGAAG gagTGGAAGTCTCCCGTGGCGTCTACCACGACCAGCAGTGTCCCTGTAATGACGCCTGGGGATGGTCTGACCCCTGTCTGACCTCTCTCTCCAGACTCGCCTTTTACCCCGGCCTGCCAGCCAACCATAATCCAGACCTCCTCGGTCAGTCTGCATCAGAATACTTATGTCTAATGTGA
- the ankrd13d gene encoding ankyrin repeat domain-containing protein 13D — translation MAQEAFPLHFLVWNNQYLELDRELQKKEQDVERLDPRGRTPLELAVCLGHLESTRVLLRHSVDPTHCNVQGWTILQEAVSTGDPELVQLVLQYRDFKRATERLAGIPELLSKLRQARDFYVEMKWEFTSWVPLVSKVCPSDVYRVWKSGSCLRVDTTLLGFEHMTWLKGRRSYIFKGGDDGAVVMEVDHEKQVVYTEPLVLSPRDAPSLLAAMQPSQENTAQRLTSPIVSTHLNTRNIAFERNKSGIWGWRSEKSEVVSGYEAKVYSATNVELVTRSRTEHLSDQDKSRSKGSKTPLQSFLGIAEQHTAHNGSNVSQCASPHNPTAITAEEYFNPEFNLNGRDIGRPVELTSKVQKFKATLWLSESHPLSLAEQVTPIIDLMAISNAHFAKLRDFITLRLPPGFPVKIEIPLFHVLNARVTFSNLCGCDEPVSSVTVHTPEGSEEAGQSPPPFHCEVDPSVFEPPADYTTLGPGRSEPMRDEDDNLLQFAIQQSLLDAGTESDQVTIWEALTNSRPVPQSPLFEEDSQLERAIQESLSISLASREGEDTADPSQPSSVSPLDPTANSPLPYSTVTDPRLSGHFGVASSFDEQLRIAMELSCREQEEIDRKQKEEEEELERILQLSLTEK, via the exons Gctgcagaagaaagag CAAGATGTGGAGCGCCTGGATCCGAGGGGGCGCACCCCGCTGGAGCTGGCTGTGTGTCTGGGCCACCTGGAGTCGACCCGGGTGCTGCTCAGGCACTCTGTGGATCCCACACACTGCAACGTGCAGGGCTGGACCA tcttgCAGGAGGCGGTGAGCACCGGGGACCCTGAGCTGGTTCAGCTGGTGCTTCAGTACAGAGACTTCAAGCGTGCCACTGAAAGACTGGCGGGCATCCCAGAGCTGCTCAGCAAACTAAGACAG GCACGAGACTTCTATGTGGAGATGAAGTGGGAGTTCACCAGTTGGG TGCCCTTGGTGTCGAAGGTGTGTCCCAGCGACGTCTACCGGGTGTGGAAGAGCGGCTCGTGCCTCCGTGTGGACACCACCCTCCTCGGCTTTGAGCACATGACATGGCTGAAAGGACGACGCAGCTATATCTTCAAAGGTGGAG ACGACGGGGCCGTGGTGATGGAGGTGGACCACGAGAAGCAAGTGGTGTACACAGAGCCACTCGTGTTGTCTCCCCGTGACGCGCCCTCCCTCCTGGCAGCCATGCAGCCGTCGCAGGAGAACACAGCCCAGAGACTCACGTCGCCCATTGTCTCCACGCACCTCAACACACGCAACATCGCCTTCGAACG GAACAAGTCAGGAATCTGGGGCTGGCGTTCTGAGAAGAGTGAGGTGGTCAGTGGGTACGAAGCCAAG GTTTACAGTGCTACCAATGTGGAGCTGGTGACTCGGTCAAGAACAGAGCATCTATCAGACCAGGATAAGTCAAGGAGCaaag GCTCCAAGACTCCTCTGCAATCCTTCCTGGGGATTGCTGAACAACATACAGCTCACAATGGG AGTAATGTGTCCCAGTGTGCCAGTCCTCACAACCCCACAGCCATCACAGCTGAGGAGTACTTCAACCCAGAGTTCAACCTGAACGGCCGGGACATCGGACGTCCCGTAGAGCTTACCAGCAAAGTCCAGAA GTTTAAAGCGACACTGTGGTTGAGTGAGAGTCACCCTCTGTCCCTAGCCGAGCAGGTGACGCCCATCATCGACCTCATGGCCATCTCCAACGCCCACTTTGCCAAGCTGCGTGACTTTATCACCCTGCGCCTTCCGCCCGGCTTCCCTGTCAAGATAG AGATCCCCCTGTTTCACGTGTTGAATGCCAGAGTGACATTCAGCAACCTGTGTGGCTGCGACGAGCCGGTCAGCTCTGTGACGGTTCACACACCCGAGGGCTCCGAGGAAGCTG GTCagtctccccctcccttccaCTGTGAAGTGGACCCCTCAGTTTTTGAGCCCCCCGCAGACTACACCACCCTCGGTCCAGGCCGCAGCGAGCCAATGAGGGACGAGGACGACAACCTGCTGCAGTTCGCCATCCAGCAGAGTCTGCTGGATGCTGGCACAGAGAGTGACCAG GTGACCATCTGGGAGGCCCTGACCAACAGCCGCCCGGTGCCCCAGTCTCCACTGTTTGAGGAAGACTCTCAACTGGAGAG GGCAATCCAGGAGTCCCTGTCCATCTCACTGgccagcagagagggagaagacaCGGCCGACCCCAGCCagccctcctctgtctccccgtTGGACCCCACCGCCAACTCCCCACTCCCCTACAGCACAGTGACCGATCCGCGGTTGTCGGGACACTTTGGTGTGGCGTCGAGCTTCGACGAGCAGCTGCGTATCGCCATGGAGCTGTCGTGCCGGGAGCAAGAGGAGATAGACAG GAagcagaaggaggaagaggaggagctggagaggatcCTGCAGCTGTCACTCACCGAGAAGTAA
- the LOC139207453 gene encoding E3 ubiquitin-protein ligase RNF38-like isoform X1: MDPPRTRSRSRSGFYHFGMNGNIGSNGSGTAVGNGSMMNASGGGVSYPQQSNPGWAPHHGGRSYPESQQQQHTQGSYLSAGAQRHSSHGAHRHPGAGGVLHFHPDNVCSEDRDKMEDSPSPKRQRLSQQSMLDLNSAPPSTPSSPIRPWELPPSRRPHPHYMPERCHTPLRNRRSPPMRRQRGRRDRLTRHHHHAHNNHHHYNSNNNHHHHHHHPNTHHHHHHLHSHHGPSPGHQDENYRHPAPPQGYPPYSQQPPRGPGPEERPGHHPPNPSPRPLHQSPNLSPRLLHPAAHPQHPHPHAHPSQQQSSVVLDLHEQGSAPVSYPVSPPGAPPGLQPRSAPQQIPACSVVFSGQHYPVCSVPPPVLQTCSVQHLPMPYPFPSLLSSDPAFLLPPPHLPHPPTHLSHHPPHLPQPGQFGPYPTQQARSPLQRIENDVELLGEHLSLGAGLHYPPATHPALTPHSTQLHFLSHDPLPQEFFGVSYPNFIPRRLPGRRYRSQQPLPPSPYHPSLLPYFLSMLPVQPTGPAISLELDVDDGEVENYEALLNLAERLGEAKLRGLTKGDIEQLPSYRFNPNNHQSEQTLCVVCMSDFESRQLLRVLPCSHEFHGKCVDKWLRANRTCPICRADASEVQRDSE, translated from the exons ATGGACCCCCCGAGGACGCGTTCACGGTCTCGGTCTGGCTTCTATCATTTCGGCATGAACGGCAACATTGGGAGCAATGGCAGTGGCACCGCGGTGGGTAACGGGAGCATGATGAACGCCAGCGGAGGAGGGGTGAGCTACCCGCAGCAGAGCAACCCCGGCTGGGCTCCGCACCACGGTGGTCGTAGCTACCCGgagagccagcagcagcagcacacccAGGGGAGCTACCTGTCCGCAGGGGCGCAGCGCCACTCTTCACACGGAGCTCACAGACACCCCGGGGCCG GAGGAGTGCTACATTTTCATCCAGATAATGTGTGCAGCGAGGATCGAGACAAA ATGGAAGACAGCCCGAGCCCGAAAAGGCAGCGTCTTTCCCAGCAGTCCATGTTGGATCTAAACTCCGCCCCTCCCTCTaccccctcctctcccattCGCCCCTGGGAGCTGCCTCCCAGTCGCAGACCACACCCCCACTACATGCCAGAGAGATGCCACACGCCTCTTCGCAACCGACGCAG CCCTCCAATGAGACGCCAGCGTGGCCGGAGAGACCGTCTCacccgccaccaccaccacgcccacaacaaccaccaccactataacagcaacaacaaccatcaccaccaccatcaccatcccAACactcaccatcatcaccaccacctaCACTCCCATCATGGCCCGTCGCCAGGCCACCAAGACGAGAACTACCGTCACCCGGCCCCCCCTCAGGGCTACCCACcctacagccagcagccgccCCGAGGGCCGGGGCCTGAAGAGCGCCCAGGTCACCATCCCCCAAACCCCTCCCCAAGGCCCCTCCACCAGTCACCGAACCTGTCTCCCAGGCTGCTGCACCCTGCGGCTCATCCGCAGCACCCGCACCCACACGCCCACCCATCCCAGCAACAGAGCAGTGTGGTGCTCGACCTTCATGAGCAG GGTTCAGCTCCAGTATCGTATCCTGTGTCTCCTCCGGGAGCGCCACCGGGCCTGCAGCCCCGCTCTGCCCCTCAGCAGATCCCAGCATGCTCAGTAGTCTTCAGTGGACAGCACTATCCTGTCTGCAGTGTCCCTCctcct GTCCTTCAGACTTGTTCTGTGCAACACTTACCCATGCCTTACCCGTTCCCATCCCTGCTGTCCAGTGACCCGGCCTTCCTGCttccccctcctcacctccctcaTCCCCCAACACACCTCTCCCACCACCCACCCCACCTGCCTCAGCCTGGACAGTTTGGACCATATCCAACCCAGCAAGCACGATCA CCGTTACAGAGGATAGAGAACGACGTAGAGCTGCTTGGAGAGCATCTGTCTTTGGGTGCTGGGCTACACTATCCTCCCGCCACCCACCCTGCCCTCACACCACACTCCACACAGCTTCACTTCCTCTCCCATGATCCTCTGCCACAGGAGTTCTTCGGAGTG TCCTATCCAAACTTTATTCCTCGACGTCTCCCGGGGCGACGGTACCGCTCGCAACAGCCACTGCCACCTTCGCCTTACCACCCCAGCCTCCTGCCTTACTTCCT TTCAATGCTGCCAGTCCAGCCCACAGGGCCTGCGATCAGTCTAGAGCTGGATGTAGACGACGGAGAAGTGGAGAATTATGAG gcCCTCTTGAACCTCGCTGAGCGTCTGGGAGAGGCCAAACTCCGAGGACTGACCAAGGGAGATATTGAACAACTTCCTTCCTATCGGTTCAATCCAAATAACCATCAGTCTGAACAAACACT
- the LOC139207364 gene encoding signal-transducing adaptor protein 1-like isoform X2 — translation MSAHPRVVHKRRATITALPLYYSGHLLKKHSSEKDFKNYYGELRAATLFLYKDDTQDTYIEKLELEELKSMELDCPYMKKAPTIFTLTLPTEEVQLKMDNPDTGEEWRGYILTVIKKEIPSNLQLLPGQMLLLQEVLAQERRRNAPTQRPALPPRPSFLLSASPSPSHPPAKGEPDPTAPEIPACFLNVTRQEAEQMLEANPEYGGIILRPSTLTNNYALTLRQVTPSGHVMKNFRVTPTKKGFVIELDTAVTVSTLNDVLQYFVEKTEYRLHPYLVSQPYDTRIDVPPAPKCISITSPTPKTIPKAQVAPMLRSQTKEELLPPPAKPVEGEYLCPDDDSPHDLKIKLGEDD, via the exons ATGTCTGCACACCCCAGAGTTGTCCACAAAAGGAGGGCGACTATCACGGCTCTGCCTCTCTACTACTCTGGACACCTGCTgaagaaacacagcagtgagaAG GATTTCAAGAATTACTACGGAGAGCTCCGTGCAGCCACGCTCTTTCTGTACAAAGATGACACACAGGATACA TACATAGAGAAGCTGGAACTAGAGGAGCTGAAATCCATGGAGTTAGATTGTCCATATATGAAAAAGGCGCCAACTATCTTCACCCTCACCCTGCCCACAGAGGAGGTGCAGCTGAAG ATGGACAATCCTGACacaggagaggagtggaggggtTACATCCTGACTGTGATCAAa AAAGAGATTCCCAGtaacctgcagctgctgcctggccagatgttgctgctgcaggaggttCTGGctcaggagaggagaagaaatgcGCCCACGCAGCGTCCAGCCCTCCCACCCCGACCATCCTTCCTGCTCTCAGCATCCCCCTCCCCTTCCCATCCACCGGCCAAAGGGGAGCCTGATCCCACAGCCCCTGAGATTCCTGC GTGTTTCCTTAATGTGACTCGGCAGGAGGCTGAGCAGATGTTGGAGGCAAATCCAGAGTATGGAGGCATCATCCTCCGCCCATCCACCCTGACCAACAACTACGCCCTGACCCTCAGACAAGTGACACCCAG TGGGCATGTCATGAAGAACTTCAGAGTGACCCCCACAAAAAAAGGGTTTGTCATCGAACTGGACACAGCA gtgACAGTCTCCACCTTGAATGATGTACTTCAATACTTTGTTGAAAAGACAGAGTACCGTCTTCATCCCTACTTGGTATCTCAGCCCTACGACACTCGCATTG ATGTGCCACCTGCTCCAAAGTGCATCAGCATCACCTCACCTACACCTAAAACAATACCCAAGGCACAAGTGGCACCCATGCTGCGCTCACAGACTAAAGAGGAGCTTCTGCCGCCTCCAGCCAAGCCAGTGGAGGGTGAATACTTGTGTCCTGATGATGACAGTCCCCATGATCTCAAAATAAAGCTAGGTGAGGATGA TTAA
- the LOC139207453 gene encoding E3 ubiquitin-protein ligase RNF38-like isoform X2, whose amino-acid sequence MDPPRTRSRSRSGFYHFGMNGNIGSNGSGTAVGNGSMMNASGGGGSYLSAGAQRHSSHGAHRHPGAGGVLHFHPDNVCSEDRDKMEDSPSPKRQRLSQQSMLDLNSAPPSTPSSPIRPWELPPSRRPHPHYMPERCHTPLRNRRSPPMRRQRGRRDRLTRHHHHAHNNHHHYNSNNNHHHHHHHPNTHHHHHHLHSHHGPSPGHQDENYRHPAPPQGYPPYSQQPPRGPGPEERPGHHPPNPSPRPLHQSPNLSPRLLHPAAHPQHPHPHAHPSQQQSSVVLDLHEQGSAPVSYPVSPPGAPPGLQPRSAPQQIPACSVVFSGQHYPVCSVPPPVLQTCSVQHLPMPYPFPSLLSSDPAFLLPPPHLPHPPTHLSHHPPHLPQPGQFGPYPTQQARSPLQRIENDVELLGEHLSLGAGLHYPPATHPALTPHSTQLHFLSHDPLPQEFFGVSYPNFIPRRLPGRRYRSQQPLPPSPYHPSLLPYFLSMLPVQPTGPAISLELDVDDGEVENYEALLNLAERLGEAKLRGLTKGDIEQLPSYRFNPNNHQSEQTLCVVCMSDFESRQLLRVLPCSHEFHGKCVDKWLRANRTCPICRADASEVQRDSE is encoded by the exons ATGGACCCCCCGAGGACGCGTTCACGGTCTCGGTCTGGCTTCTATCATTTCGGCATGAACGGCAACATTGGGAGCAATGGCAGTGGCACCGCGGTGGGTAACGGGAGCATGATGAACGCCAGCGGAGGAGGG GGGAGCTACCTGTCCGCAGGGGCGCAGCGCCACTCTTCACACGGAGCTCACAGACACCCCGGGGCCG GAGGAGTGCTACATTTTCATCCAGATAATGTGTGCAGCGAGGATCGAGACAAA ATGGAAGACAGCCCGAGCCCGAAAAGGCAGCGTCTTTCCCAGCAGTCCATGTTGGATCTAAACTCCGCCCCTCCCTCTaccccctcctctcccattCGCCCCTGGGAGCTGCCTCCCAGTCGCAGACCACACCCCCACTACATGCCAGAGAGATGCCACACGCCTCTTCGCAACCGACGCAG CCCTCCAATGAGACGCCAGCGTGGCCGGAGAGACCGTCTCacccgccaccaccaccacgcccacaacaaccaccaccactataacagcaacaacaaccatcaccaccaccatcaccatcccAACactcaccatcatcaccaccacctaCACTCCCATCATGGCCCGTCGCCAGGCCACCAAGACGAGAACTACCGTCACCCGGCCCCCCCTCAGGGCTACCCACcctacagccagcagccgccCCGAGGGCCGGGGCCTGAAGAGCGCCCAGGTCACCATCCCCCAAACCCCTCCCCAAGGCCCCTCCACCAGTCACCGAACCTGTCTCCCAGGCTGCTGCACCCTGCGGCTCATCCGCAGCACCCGCACCCACACGCCCACCCATCCCAGCAACAGAGCAGTGTGGTGCTCGACCTTCATGAGCAG GGTTCAGCTCCAGTATCGTATCCTGTGTCTCCTCCGGGAGCGCCACCGGGCCTGCAGCCCCGCTCTGCCCCTCAGCAGATCCCAGCATGCTCAGTAGTCTTCAGTGGACAGCACTATCCTGTCTGCAGTGTCCCTCctcct GTCCTTCAGACTTGTTCTGTGCAACACTTACCCATGCCTTACCCGTTCCCATCCCTGCTGTCCAGTGACCCGGCCTTCCTGCttccccctcctcacctccctcaTCCCCCAACACACCTCTCCCACCACCCACCCCACCTGCCTCAGCCTGGACAGTTTGGACCATATCCAACCCAGCAAGCACGATCA CCGTTACAGAGGATAGAGAACGACGTAGAGCTGCTTGGAGAGCATCTGTCTTTGGGTGCTGGGCTACACTATCCTCCCGCCACCCACCCTGCCCTCACACCACACTCCACACAGCTTCACTTCCTCTCCCATGATCCTCTGCCACAGGAGTTCTTCGGAGTG TCCTATCCAAACTTTATTCCTCGACGTCTCCCGGGGCGACGGTACCGCTCGCAACAGCCACTGCCACCTTCGCCTTACCACCCCAGCCTCCTGCCTTACTTCCT TTCAATGCTGCCAGTCCAGCCCACAGGGCCTGCGATCAGTCTAGAGCTGGATGTAGACGACGGAGAAGTGGAGAATTATGAG gcCCTCTTGAACCTCGCTGAGCGTCTGGGAGAGGCCAAACTCCGAGGACTGACCAAGGGAGATATTGAACAACTTCCTTCCTATCGGTTCAATCCAAATAACCATCAGTCTGAACAAACACT
- the LOC139206782 gene encoding zinc finger CCHC domain-containing protein 7-like, translating into MDYSKENDDDDGEEGGKDPPFFIEDLSSSESEGELKCSQLQYHSSCNQAARLSGESSPPLLLAFNITSRRPLQDSSPSPTTSLDLQDEEDSDQPIEEWMILGKEEQVGDSSIQLNLSYWNNSDEDEDQNVKSIEDIWAVSEKDKWGADPSLVGRYFLPGRSLICNICNRTGHLAKSCYYHRKCPICVLCGIQGHIQRDCPGRPCPSCGLPSHGFRPCERPPLWSQHCQRCGMSGHLFDACPDTWRQYHLTIQLGAPHRPWTMHTLKHKKAHCYNCSERGHYGYECTKRRMVNGGTLPSLPYVCHYDTMEDIIQLRTTMQKRPKELMSAGSLPLSDQQVSEPTGESGEESQPVQGRSRSKEMSSRAGKTWPERRRERREVKKLRREAQARREGGLLMRSLGNFDDEVCPADPFRSPLHGHKQSTPPPQKKRDEAGGRRNRKGREAERWKRRDGIKRGDLYPHGDMDICSENLLSPKQRVRHRRR; encoded by the exons ATGGACTACAGTAAAGAAAATGACGACGATGATGGCGAAGAAGGCGGCAAAGACCCCCCTTTCTTTATTGAGGACTTAAGTAGTTCAGAAAGTGAAGGAGAGCTCAAGTGCAGCCAGCTGCAATATCACAGCAGCTGCAACCAAGCTGCGAGGCTCAGCGGGGAAagctctccccctctcctcctggcTTTCAACATCACCTCCAGACGGCCGCTGCAGGACAGCAGCCCGAGTCCTACCACCAGCTTGGATTTACAGGATGAGGAAGACAGTGACCAGCCCATTGAGGAGTGGATGATCCTGGGAAAAGAGGAGCAGGTGGGAGACTCAAGCATCCAGCTCAACCTGAGCTACTGGAACAactctgatgaagatgaag atcaaaatgtcaaatcaatCGAGGATATCTGGGCTGTATCAGAGAAAGACAAG TGGGGAGCTGATCCATCTCTGGTCGGCCGTTATTTTCTGCCTGGCCGCTCTCTGATCTGTAACATCTGCAACAGAACAGGACACCTTGCTAAAAGCTGCTACTACCACAGG AAATGTCCCATCTGTGTCCTTTGTGGGATCCAGGGCCACATCCAGAGGGACTGTCCGGGCCGCCCGTGCCCCAGCTGTGGACTGCCTTCACATGGCTTTAGGCCCTGTGAAAGGCCCCCGCTGTGGAGCCAACACTGCCAGCGCTGTGGGATGTCAGGACACCTCTTTGAT gcCTGCCCTGATACATGGAGACAATATCACTTGACA ATCCAGTTAGGGGCCCCACACAGGCCATGGACAATGCACACCCTCAAACATAAGAAAGCCCATTGTTACAACTGTTCTGAGAGGGGACATTATGGCTAT GAGTGTACTAAGAGGAGGATGGTCAATGGTGGTACTCTTCCTTCACTGCCTTATGTGTGCCACTACGACACCATGGAGGACATCATCCAACTTCGTACCACGATGCAGAAAAGACCCAAAG agcTTATGAGTGCTGGATCCCTGCCTCTCTCAGACCAGCAGGTGTCTGAACCAACAGGGGAGAGCGGTGAGGAGAGTCAGCCAGTCCAGGGGAGGAGCAGGTCAAAGGAGATGTCTAGCAGGGCAGGGAAGACGTGGCCAGAAAGGCGCAGAGAGAGACGGGAGGTGAAGAAGCTGAGGAGAGAGGCTCAAGCCAGACGAGAAGGAGGACTACTGATGAGATCCTTGGGGAACTTTGATGACGAAGTTTGTCCTGCAGATCCCTTCAGGTCCCCACTCCATGGTCACAAGCAGTccacacctccaccacagaagaagagggatGAGGCAGGTGGCAGAAGGAACAGGAAgggaagagaagcagagaggtggaagaggagagaTGGGATAAAACGTGGGGATTTATATCCCCATGGTGACATGGACATCTGTAGTGAAAACCTTCTTTCCCCAAAACAAAGAGTAAGACACCGAAGGAGATAG
- the LOC139207364 gene encoding signal-transducing adaptor protein 1-like isoform X1, with protein sequence MSAHPRVVHKRRATITALPLYYSGHLLKKHSSEKDFKNYYGELRAATLFLYKDDTQDTYIEKLELEELKSMELDCPYMKKAPTIFTLTLPTEEVQLKMDNPDTGEEWRGYILTVIKKEIPSNLQLLPGQMLLLQEVLAQERRRNAPTQRPALPPRPSFLLSASPSPSHPPAKGEPDPTAPEIPACFLNVTRQEAEQMLEANPEYGGIILRPSTLTNNYALTLRQVTPSGHVMKNFRVTPTKKGFVIELDTAVTVSTLNDVLQYFVEKTEYRLHPYLVSQPYDTRIDVPPAPKCISITSPTPKTIPKAQVAPMLRSQTKEELLPPPAKPVEGEYLCPDDDSPHDLKIKLVKLDEEFREVLKIRREITDKATKEEEEVITYENHISSSKS encoded by the exons ATGTCTGCACACCCCAGAGTTGTCCACAAAAGGAGGGCGACTATCACGGCTCTGCCTCTCTACTACTCTGGACACCTGCTgaagaaacacagcagtgagaAG GATTTCAAGAATTACTACGGAGAGCTCCGTGCAGCCACGCTCTTTCTGTACAAAGATGACACACAGGATACA TACATAGAGAAGCTGGAACTAGAGGAGCTGAAATCCATGGAGTTAGATTGTCCATATATGAAAAAGGCGCCAACTATCTTCACCCTCACCCTGCCCACAGAGGAGGTGCAGCTGAAG ATGGACAATCCTGACacaggagaggagtggaggggtTACATCCTGACTGTGATCAAa AAAGAGATTCCCAGtaacctgcagctgctgcctggccagatgttgctgctgcaggaggttCTGGctcaggagaggagaagaaatgcGCCCACGCAGCGTCCAGCCCTCCCACCCCGACCATCCTTCCTGCTCTCAGCATCCCCCTCCCCTTCCCATCCACCGGCCAAAGGGGAGCCTGATCCCACAGCCCCTGAGATTCCTGC GTGTTTCCTTAATGTGACTCGGCAGGAGGCTGAGCAGATGTTGGAGGCAAATCCAGAGTATGGAGGCATCATCCTCCGCCCATCCACCCTGACCAACAACTACGCCCTGACCCTCAGACAAGTGACACCCAG TGGGCATGTCATGAAGAACTTCAGAGTGACCCCCACAAAAAAAGGGTTTGTCATCGAACTGGACACAGCA gtgACAGTCTCCACCTTGAATGATGTACTTCAATACTTTGTTGAAAAGACAGAGTACCGTCTTCATCCCTACTTGGTATCTCAGCCCTACGACACTCGCATTG ATGTGCCACCTGCTCCAAAGTGCATCAGCATCACCTCACCTACACCTAAAACAATACCCAAGGCACAAGTGGCACCCATGCTGCGCTCACAGACTAAAGAGGAGCTTCTGCCGCCTCCAGCCAAGCCAGTGGAGGGTGAATACTTGTGTCCTGATGATGACAGTCCCCATGATCTCAAAATAAAGCTAG TTAAATTGGATGAAGAGTTTCGGGAAGTTTTAAAAATACGGAGGGAAATCACAGACAAAGCAActaaggaggaagaggaagtcatCACATATGAGAATCATATCAGTAGTAGTAAGTCGTAA